Within Actinoplanes sp. L3-i22, the genomic segment GTCAGCCGGCGCACGCCGTCGAGCCCGCTCAGCCTCCGGCGGCTGGTGACCAGCACGACGGCCGAACCCGCCGGGGGCAGGAGCGGCCGGACCTGGCTCTCGCCGGCGGCGTTGTCGAGGACGACGACCCACCGCTGCCCGTCGAGCATGCGGTGCCACAGCGCCGCCGCTTCGGCCGGGTTCCCGGGCACCGCGCGGATCCCCGGGTCGGCCGCCCGCAGCAGCCGCCCGAGGACGGTCACCGGCTCCGGCGGCGCGACGTCGAGGCCGTGCAGGTCGACGAAGAAGTACCGGTCGGCGGGGCAGGCCCGGGCGGCCCGGACGGCCAGCGTGGTCTTGCCCGTACCCGGCGCCCCGCTGATCAGTACGGCCGGCGCCGGCCGCTCCGCCGTCCAGCGGGCGAGCCGGTCGCGCTCGGCGGCGCGCCCGGTGAAGTCGAGGACCTGCCGGGGCAGCGGAAGGCCACCGGCGACCGCCGGGCCGGCCCGGGCCGCGGCCCGCAGCGCCGAGCGATCGTCGCCCACCAGGCCCAGCCCGTCGGCGAGCACCTCCACCGTGCGGGCCCGGGGGCTGCGGCTCACCCCGCGTTCCAGGTCGCTGATCGCCCGGTCGCTGACCCCGGACGCCGCGGCCAGTTGCGGCAGGGTCAGGTCAGCGGCCACCCGCAGCTGCCGCAGCAGCGCCCCGAACGTCCGATCCCCGGCCATGTCCCAGCAGCCTGACAGGTCCGCGGCAGCCGGTCGTCGGGTCGTGACGCACGGCTCAGCCGAGGGTCTGTTCCAGGTCCAGCTGCCATCGGTACGGGTTGGGCCCGGTCGGCGCGCGCGGCGGCAGGGCGGCCCCGGGCAGCGTGAAACTGATCCGGGTGCCGGCCCCGGCCGGGTTGTCGGTGGCCGCGATCGTGCCGCCGTGGCGTTCCACGATCCGCTTGCAGATGGCCAGCCCCAGCCCGGTCCCGGTGTAGCCGGCGTCCCGGTGGGCGCGGTGGAAGTTGCCGAAGACCGCGTCGTGCTGGCCGGCCGGGATGCCGATGCCGTTGTCGGTGATCTCGACCCGGACCAGCCCCGGCTCGGCCGGATCGGCGCCGGTGGTGACGGTGATCGCCGGCGTGACGCCCGGGG encodes:
- a CDS encoding helix-turn-helix domain-containing protein, translated to MAGDRTFGALLRQLRVAADLTLPQLAAASGVSDRAISDLERGVSRSPRARTVEVLADGLGLVGDDRSALRAAARAGPAVAGGLPLPRQVLDFTGRAAERDRLARWTAERPAPAVLISGAPGTGKTTLAVRAARACPADRYFFVDLHGLDVAPPEPVTVLGRLLRAADPGIRAVPGNPAEAAALWHRMLDGQRWVVVLDNAAGESQVRPLLPPAGSAVVLVTSRRRLSGLDGVRRLTVDALPADDAVRLLAAIVEDHEATADDVLRRIAGLCGNLPLALRIAGNRLLSRPGWTPRDLLNRLAAPERRLDTLVAGDLGLTAAFRLSYRQATGPARRLLHRLAMSGEPDPAPTAERTSVDELAELNLVRRRPDGRLEIPELLRLYAGAEHARAQRNFMAPSWCGLPPW